From the Hydrogenothermus marinus genome, one window contains:
- the rpsM gene encoding 30S ribosomal protein S13 encodes MARIAGVDLPDRKRLEIALTYIYGIGKTRAKEILQNTGIDGMKRVGELTPDELNAIRKYIEQNYKVEGDLRREININIKRLMDMGCYRGIRHRHGLPVRGQRTKTNAKTRRRFTGRIKRR; translated from the coding sequence ATGGCACGTATAGCAGGTGTAGATTTACCAGATAGAAAAAGATTAGAAATAGCTCTTACATATATTTATGGAATAGGAAAAACTAGAGCGAAGGAAATACTTCAAAATACTGGAATAGATGGTATGAAAAGAGTAGGAGAATTAACTCCTGATGAATTAAATGCAATAAGAAAATATATAGAGCAAAATTATAAAGTTGAAGGTGATTTAAGAAGGGAAATAAATATAAATATTAAGAGATTAATGGATATGGGATGTTATAGAGGAATTAGACATAGACATGGACTTCCAGTAAGAGGACAAAGAACTAAAACAAATGCGAAGACAAGAAGAAGATTTACTGGAAGAATCAAGAGAAGATAA
- the rplO gene encoding 50S ribosomal protein L15, translating into MGFKLHELKPAKGATHKEKRVGRGIGSGHGKTSTRGHKGQKSRRGYGDLPAFFEGGQTPFIMRIPKRGFINPNKVEYEIVNIKVLEERFEDGVEVNPEVLKEKGIIKCTERVKILGEGDLTKKLIVKAHKFSKSAEEKIKSAGGSVEVLG; encoded by the coding sequence ATGGGCTTTAAATTACATGAATTAAAACCTGCTAAAGGTGCTACACATAAAGAAAAAAGAGTTGGTAGAGGTATAGGTTCAGGTCACGGTAAGACTTCTACAAGAGGACATAAAGGTCAAAAATCAAGAAGAGGATATGGAGATTTACCTGCATTCTTTGAAGGTGGACAAACTCCATTTATAATGAGAATTCCTAAAAGAGGTTTTATAAATCCAAATAAAGTTGAGTATGAAATAGTAAATATTAAAGTATTAGAAGAAAGATTTGAAGATGGTGTAGAAGTTAATCCAGAAGTTTTAAAAGAAAAAGGAATTATAAAATGCACTGAAAGAGTAAAAATTCTTGGTGAAGGTGATTTAACAAAAAAATTAATTGTAAAAGCTCATAAATTTTCAAAATCTGCTGAAGAAAAGATAAAATCTGCAGGTGGCTCAGTAGAAGTTTTAGGTTAA
- the rpmD gene encoding 50S ribosomal protein L30 encodes MKLKVKLVRGLAGKKKFQKEAIRSLGLRKINDERILEDNPMVRGNIEKVKHLIQVEEVK; translated from the coding sequence ATGAAATTAAAAGTAAAACTTGTTAGAGGACTTGCAGGTAAGAAAAAATTTCAAAAAGAAGCAATTAGATCTCTTGGTTTAAGAAAAATAAATGATGAAAGAATTTTAGAAGATAATCCTATGGTTAGAGGAAATATAGAAAAAGTTAAACATCTTATCCAAGTGGAGGAAGTTAAATAA
- the rpsD gene encoding 30S ribosomal protein S4 — protein sequence MGRYIGPLTKVSRRLGTFVGGNLKAFKKRNFPPGQHGRTQGRKKLSDYAIRLQEKQKLRYLYGGLREKQFKKYFDEAVRLAGVKGGNTGDILLQLLERRLDNVVYRMGFAKTRLQARQLVRHGHFLVNGRKVNIPSFQVKPGDIIELKEKSKQSPLFKENLESRDIKSIPSWLEVDKENFRGKVLEIPEKVELEIPVNVQLIIEYYSA from the coding sequence ATGGGTAGATATATTGGTCCATTAACAAAAGTTAGTAGAAGACTTGGAACATTTGTAGGTGGAAATTTAAAAGCTTTTAAAAAGAGAAATTTTCCACCAGGACAACATGGTAGAACACAAGGAAGAAAAAAACTTTCTGATTATGCAATTCGTCTTCAAGAAAAACAAAAATTAAGATATTTATATGGTGGTTTAAGAGAAAAGCAGTTTAAAAAGTATTTTGATGAAGCAGTTAGATTAGCTGGGGTTAAAGGTGGTAATACTGGAGATATTCTCTTACAACTTTTAGAAAGAAGATTAGATAATGTTGTTTATAGAATGGGTTTTGCTAAAACTAGACTTCAAGCAAGACAGCTTGTAAGACATGGGCATTTTTTAGTTAATGGAAGAAAAGTAAATATTCCTTCTTTCCAAGTAAAACCAGGAGATATAATAGAACTTAAAGAAAAAAGTAAACAATCTCCGTTATTTAAAGAAAATTTAGAAAGCAGAGACATTAAATCTATACCTTCTTGGCTTGAAGTAGATAAAGAAAACTTTAGAGGAAAAGTATTAGAAATACCTGAGAAAGTAGAACTTGAAATACCTGTTAATGTTCAGCTCATTATTGAGTACTACTCTGCTTAA
- a CDS encoding DNA-directed RNA polymerase subunit alpha, whose product MPYLEFITPDKIYWDEKTKTDTYGKLYVEPLERGYGITIGNALRRVLLSSLESAAITSVKIQGVSHEFATIDGVLEDVAEIILNLKEIKFKMDENLDSEFAILEVKGPTKVYAKDIKLPAGVELVNPDVYIATIDSDAELKMELKVEKGRGYVSVEDMEKPSEIGWIPIDTAFSPIRKCAFHVEPTRVGEKTDYDKLIIEIYTDGSITPDEALTKASKILIDHFTLLLSPTTRKLEVVVEEQTSSVAEQIKKDKLALAIEELDISSRAMNTLKKLGINTIGDLVKMTEEDLKEAKSIGRKTLKEIKTALADLGLELAPSPTSEKQ is encoded by the coding sequence ATGCCTTATTTAGAATTTATTACTCCTGATAAAATTTATTGGGATGAAAAAACAAAAACTGATACATATGGTAAACTTTATGTAGAGCCTCTTGAAAGAGGATATGGAATAACTATTGGAAATGCTCTTAGAAGAGTTTTACTTTCTTCTTTAGAAAGTGCTGCTATTACCTCAGTAAAAATACAAGGGGTATCTCATGAATTTGCAACTATAGATGGTGTTTTAGAAGATGTTGCTGAAATAATTCTAAATTTAAAAGAAATAAAATTTAAGATGGATGAAAACTTAGATAGTGAGTTTGCTATATTAGAAGTAAAGGGTCCTACAAAAGTATATGCTAAGGATATAAAATTACCTGCTGGTGTTGAACTTGTTAATCCTGATGTATATATTGCAACTATTGATTCTGATGCAGAATTAAAAATGGAACTTAAAGTAGAAAAAGGCCGTGGATATGTTAGTGTAGAAGATATGGAAAAGCCTTCAGAGATAGGATGGATTCCTATAGATACTGCTTTTTCTCCAATAAGAAAATGTGCTTTTCATGTTGAGCCAACAAGGGTTGGAGAAAAAACAGATTATGATAAATTAATTATTGAGATTTATACAGATGGAAGTATAACTCCAGATGAAGCTTTAACAAAAGCTTCTAAAATTTTAATAGATCATTTCACATTATTATTATCTCCAACAACTAGAAAACTTGAGGTAGTTGTAGAAGAACAAACAAGTTCTGTAGCAGAACAGATAAAGAAAGATAAACTTGCTCTTGCTATTGAGGAGTTAGATATATCTTCAAGAGCTATGAACACATTAAAGAAACTTGGAATTAATACTATTGGTGATTTAGTCAAAATGACTGAAGAAGATTTAAAAGAAGCTAAAAGTATTGGAAGAAAAACTCTTAAAGAAATTAAAACAGCTTTAGCTGATTTAGGATTAGAATTAGCTCCTTCTCCAACTTCAGAAAAACAATAA
- the infA gene encoding translation initiation factor IF-1, which produces MAKKKKEKKEKEKGIVVEGTVEEALPNAMFRVKLDTGHEVLAHVSGKMRMHFIKILPGDRVKVELSPYDLTRGRIIFRM; this is translated from the coding sequence ATGGCAAAGAAAAAGAAAGAGAAAAAAGAAAAAGAGAAAGGGATTGTAGTAGAAGGAACTGTAGAAGAAGCACTTCCTAATGCTATGTTTAGAGTTAAACTTGATACAGGGCATGAGGTTTTAGCTCATGTATCTGGTAAAATGAGAATGCATTTTATTAAAATTTTACCAGGTGATAGAGTAAAGGTTGAGCTTTCACCTTATGATTTAACAAGAGGAAGAATCATATTTAGAATGTAA
- the rplF gene encoding 50S ribosomal protein L6, producing MSRIGRKPIEIPNGVDVQISENNFVKVKGPKGELSNTFHPALKIEKEDNVIKIERPSDESFMRAIHGTTRALLANMVKGVTEGFTVELEIVGIGYRAAMKGKKLELQLGYSHPIEYEPPEGIQISVEGNNIIKVSGIDKQLVGQVAAEIKEFRKPDPYKGKGIRYKGEQLKLKPGKSVGKK from the coding sequence ATGTCCAGGATAGGTAGAAAACCAATAGAAATACCAAATGGTGTTGATGTTCAAATAAGTGAAAATAATTTTGTTAAAGTAAAAGGCCCAAAAGGAGAGCTTTCCAATACTTTTCATCCTGCTTTGAAAATAGAAAAAGAAGATAATGTAATAAAAATAGAAAGACCAAGTGATGAATCATTTATGAGAGCAATTCATGGAACAACTAGAGCTCTACTTGCAAATATGGTAAAAGGTGTTACAGAAGGATTTACAGTAGAATTAGAAATTGTTGGTATTGGTTATAGAGCTGCAATGAAAGGGAAAAAATTAGAACTTCAGCTTGGATATTCTCATCCTATAGAATATGAGCCACCAGAAGGAATTCAAATTTCTGTAGAAGGAAATAATATAATTAAGGTTTCTGGTATTGATAAACAACTTGTTGGTCAGGTTGCTGCAGAAATTAAAGAGTTTAGAAAACCTGATCCATACAAAGGAAAAGGTATTAGATATAAAGGTGAACAACTTAAACTTAAACCAGGAAAATCTGTAGGTAAAAAATAA
- the rplR gene encoding 50S ribosomal protein L18, with the protein MAVKTRREKRIIRHKRIRKKVFGTAERPRMAIYKSLNNLFVQIINDEEGKTLVSASTIDKDFVEKYGFRGGKNIEVAKKLGEFIAEKALANGIENVVFDRGGFIYHGKIKAFAEAAREKGLKF; encoded by the coding sequence ATGGCAGTAAAAACAAGAAGAGAAAAAAGAATAATAAGACATAAAAGAATTAGAAAAAAAGTGTTTGGAACTGCAGAAAGACCAAGAATGGCTATTTATAAAAGTTTAAACAATCTTTTTGTTCAAATTATAAATGATGAAGAAGGTAAAACATTAGTTAGTGCTTCAACTATAGATAAAGATTTTGTAGAAAAATATGGATTTAGAGGTGGGAAAAATATAGAAGTAGCTAAAAAACTTGGTGAATTTATTGCAGAAAAAGCTTTAGCAAATGGAATAGAAAATGTTGTTTTTGATAGAGGTGGTTTTATTTATCATGGAAAGATAAAAGCTTTTGCAGAAGCAGCTAGAGAAAAAGGATTAAAGTTTTAA
- a CDS encoding adenylate kinase → MGKIIIFLGPPGAGKGTQAKFLEKDYGFIQISTGDILREAVKKGTELGKLAKKYMDEGKLVPDDVIVGIIEEKLEELKDKNIILDGFPRTIPQAEALDEMLKKKNKEVDAVILFDISDEEVIRRLSGRRIDPKTGNVYHIEFNPPPEGLEVIQREDDKEEVIRKRLEVYHNQTEPLIEYYKKQNKLLKVDTSKPVEEVYNQIKNMLKL, encoded by the coding sequence ATGGGAAAAATAATTATATTTTTAGGGCCCCCAGGAGCAGGAAAAGGTACTCAAGCCAAATTTTTAGAAAAAGATTATGGTTTTATACAAATATCAACAGGAGATATTTTGAGAGAAGCAGTAAAAAAAGGTACTGAACTTGGAAAACTTGCAAAAAAATATATGGATGAAGGAAAGCTAGTTCCTGATGATGTTATTGTAGGTATTATTGAAGAGAAATTAGAAGAATTAAAAGATAAAAATATTATATTGGATGGATTTCCAAGGACTATTCCTCAGGCTGAAGCTCTTGATGAAATGCTAAAGAAGAAAAATAAAGAAGTAGATGCTGTTATACTTTTTGATATATCAGATGAAGAAGTAATTAGAAGACTTTCAGGTAGAAGAATAGATCCTAAAACAGGAAATGTCTATCATATAGAGTTTAATCCTCCACCAGAAGGATTAGAAGTAATTCAAAGAGAAGATGATAAAGAAGAAGTAATAAGAAAAAGATTAGAAGTATATCATAACCAAACAGAGCCTTTAATTGAATATTATAAAAAACAAAATAAATTACTTAAAGTAGATACTTCAAAACCTGTAGAAGAAGTTTACAATCAAATAAAAAATATGTTAAAATTGTAG
- the map gene encoding type I methionyl aminopeptidase: MIELKTKEDIEKLRVANKIVAEILQKVKEATKPGMTGIDLDRIAREETEKRGVKPAFLGLYGFPAALCVSINEEIVHGIPKDKPIKEGDVVSIDFGVVYEGWYGDAAITYVVGNKISERKKRLLEGVEKALMAGIEKCIPGNNIKDIAAAIEGTLKEYRLAPICDYGGHGIGRKPHEEPHVSNCIANAEDVVLKEGMVLAIEPMATLGKRANYYRKLKDGWTIVSKEKAIAAHFEHSVAITENGPEILSKLD, from the coding sequence ATGATTGAACTTAAGACTAAAGAAGATATTGAAAAATTAAGAGTTGCTAATAAAATTGTAGCAGAAATTTTACAGAAGGTAAAAGAAGCTACAAAACCTGGAATGACAGGTATTGATTTAGATAGGATAGCAAGAGAGGAAACAGAAAAAAGAGGTGTTAAACCTGCTTTTTTAGGTTTATATGGATTTCCTGCAGCATTATGTGTTTCTATAAATGAAGAGATAGTACATGGTATACCAAAAGATAAACCAATAAAAGAAGGAGATGTAGTTAGTATAGATTTTGGTGTTGTTTATGAAGGTTGGTATGGAGATGCTGCAATTACATATGTTGTAGGGAATAAAATAAGTGAGAGAAAAAAAAGATTGTTAGAAGGTGTTGAAAAGGCATTAATGGCAGGAATAGAAAAATGTATTCCTGGAAATAATATAAAAGATATCGCGGCTGCAATAGAAGGCACATTAAAGGAGTACCGTCTTGCCCCTATTTGTGATTATGGTGGGCATGGAATAGGAAGAAAACCCCACGAAGAACCACATGTTTCAAACTGCATAGCAAATGCAGAAGATGTGGTTTTAAAAGAAGGTATGGTATTAGCCATTGAACCAATGGCTACTCTTGGTAAAAGAGCTAACTATTACAGAAAGTTAAAGGATGGATGGACAATTGTTTCTAAAGAAAAGGCTATAGCAGCTCATTTTGAACATTCTGTAGCTATTACAGAAAATGGTCCAGAAATACTTTCAAAATTAGATTAA
- the rplQ gene encoding 50S ribosomal protein L17, with amino-acid sequence MRHRVKTKSFHRPKEQREHLFVNLACALIENGRIETTLPKAKALRPFIEKLITLAKKQDIPSRRLLNARLKMNKKAADKLFKEIAPLYAERNGGYTRIYKLDKKRRGDDAQMAIIELVDYPFED; translated from the coding sequence ATGCGTCATAGAGTAAAAACTAAAAGTTTTCATAGACCAAAAGAACAAAGGGAACATTTATTTGTAAATTTAGCTTGTGCTTTAATAGAAAACGGAAGAATTGAAACTACTCTTCCAAAAGCTAAGGCATTAAGACCATTTATTGAAAAATTAATAACTTTAGCAAAAAAACAGGATATTCCTTCAAGAAGACTTTTAAATGCAAGACTAAAAATGAATAAAAAAGCAGCTGATAAATTATTTAAGGAAATTGCTCCTTTATATGCAGAAAGAAATGGTGGATATACTAGAATATATAAATTAGATAAGAAAAGAAGAGGCGATGATGCCCAAATGGCAATAATAGAACTGGTAGACTATCCATTTGAAGATTAG
- a CDS encoding YggT family protein translates to MFIIANLLQAVAKILDIALTLYMWIVIISALLTWVNPDPHNPIVKFLRNATEPVYKKIRKFIPTYFGGIDIAPLIVILIIIFLQYFLVNSLYDLAYRLKSSF, encoded by the coding sequence ATGTTTATAATAGCAAATTTACTACAGGCGGTGGCCAAGATATTGGACATCGCCCTTACTTTATATATGTGGATAGTTATTATATCTGCATTGTTAACATGGGTAAATCCTGATCCTCATAATCCTATAGTTAAATTTTTAAGAAATGCTACAGAACCTGTTTATAAGAAAATAAGAAAATTTATACCTACTTATTTTGGTGGTATAGATATAGCTCCACTTATTGTAATTCTTATAATAATATTTTTACAATATTTCTTAGTTAATTCTTTATACGATTTAGCTTATAGGCTTAAGTCTTCTTTTTAA
- the rpsK gene encoding 30S ribosomal protein S11 produces the protein MAKKRKRTTKKKAKRTVPYAIAHIQATFNNTIVTITDKEGNTLTWASGGTEGFKGTRKSTPYAAQIAAQKAIKKAMDEFGVTDVEIWVKGPGAGRESAIRTIASSGVNVKVIKDVTPIPHNGCRPPSKRRV, from the coding sequence TTGGCAAAAAAAAGAAAAAGAACCACTAAAAAGAAAGCAAAAAGAACGGTTCCTTATGCAATAGCTCATATACAAGCTACATTTAATAATACAATTGTTACTATTACAGATAAAGAAGGTAATACTTTAACTTGGGCTTCTGGAGGAACAGAAGGTTTTAAAGGTACAAGAAAATCAACTCCTTATGCAGCACAGATAGCTGCACAAAAAGCTATTAAAAAAGCAATGGATGAATTTGGTGTAACAGATGTGGAAATATGGGTTAAAGGTCCAGGAGCAGGTAGAGAGTCTGCAATAAGAACAATTGCATCTTCTGGCGTTAATGTTAAAGTTATTAAAGATGTCACTCCAATACCTCACAATGGATGTCGTCCACCAAGCAAAAGGAGGGTTTAA
- the secY gene encoding preprotein translocase subunit SecY, whose translation MFDLIQKILEIKELRQRIIYTLIIFAVYRLGTHIPVPGVDTAALLNYFNSSGGVLFNIYNLFSGGALGRLSVFALGIMPYISAAIIMQLLTAVIPSLEKLQKEEGEYGRWKISQYTRYLTIAIAGFQSFALSVWISNLKTETGQALISENAIVFIILTSFIITVGTVFLMWLGEKITEYGIGNGISMIILASIVAGIPNAIINTYEQLRAGSLPVFKVALAVAIIIIVVAGIIYIQEAERRIPINYARRNLSAGTTATYLPLKLNPAGVIPIIFAVALLMFPATIAQMFATKSHLARVIADALSPQSYIYFLVYVTLIIFFTYFYTAVVINPKDIADSLRKNGGFIPGIRSGTETEQYINFVLTRLVFAGAIFLAAIAVLPMFLVKWLNVPFYFGGTSALIVVVVALDTLHQIEAHLAMKKYEGFLKRG comes from the coding sequence GTGTTTGACCTAATTCAAAAGATTTTAGAAATCAAAGAGCTAAGACAAAGAATAATATACACTCTTATAATATTTGCAGTATATAGATTAGGAACACATATTCCTGTACCAGGGGTGGACACTGCCGCCCTTCTCAATTATTTTAATTCATCAGGTGGAGTACTTTTCAATATATATAATCTATTCTCAGGTGGAGCTTTAGGAAGACTTTCTGTATTTGCACTTGGTATAATGCCATATATATCAGCTGCAATTATAATGCAACTTTTAACTGCAGTAATTCCTTCTCTTGAAAAACTTCAAAAAGAAGAAGGTGAATATGGTAGATGGAAAATATCCCAATATACAAGATATTTAACAATAGCAATAGCAGGATTCCAATCATTTGCTTTATCTGTTTGGATATCAAATCTTAAAACAGAAACAGGGCAAGCCTTAATATCTGAAAATGCTATAGTATTTATAATACTAACATCTTTCATTATCACAGTTGGCACTGTATTTTTAATGTGGCTTGGTGAGAAAATCACCGAGTATGGAATTGGAAATGGTATTTCTATGATAATTCTTGCAAGTATTGTTGCAGGTATACCAAATGCAATAATTAATACTTATGAGCAATTAAGGGCAGGCTCATTACCTGTATTTAAAGTGGCTTTAGCAGTAGCAATAATAATTATTGTTGTTGCAGGTATTATTTATATTCAAGAGGCAGAAAGGAGAATTCCTATAAATTATGCAAGAAGAAACTTATCAGCAGGTACAACTGCTACATACCTTCCTTTAAAACTAAACCCTGCAGGTGTTATTCCTATTATATTTGCAGTAGCACTTCTTATGTTTCCTGCGACAATAGCTCAGATGTTTGCAACTAAAAGTCATTTGGCAAGAGTAATAGCAGATGCACTTTCTCCACAAAGTTATATATATTTCCTTGTTTATGTTACTTTAATTATCTTCTTTACATATTTTTATACCGCAGTAGTTATCAATCCAAAGGATATTGCAGATAGTCTTAGAAAAAATGGTGGCTTTATTCCTGGTATAAGATCTGGTACAGAAACAGAGCAATATATTAACTTTGTTTTAACAAGGCTCGTTTTTGCAGGTGCTATATTCCTAGCAGCAATAGCAGTTCTTCCAATGTTCTTAGTTAAATGGTTAAATGTTCCATTTTATTTTGGAGGAACATCAGCATTAATTGTTGTTGTAGTTGCCCTCGATACACTGCATCAGATTGAAGCACATCTTGCAATGAAAAAATATGAAGGATTTTTGAAAAGAGGTTAA
- the rpsE gene encoding 30S ribosomal protein S5, translating to MGYRKIETLIEERIKENPIDVNSLELEEKVVEIRRTTRVVEGGRRFSFSTLAVVGDRNGHVGFGHGKANEVPPSIAKAIAEAKKHVIKVPLIEGTIPHDVIGEYESAKILLKPARRGTGVVAGGPMRPVLELLGVTDALAKIISRTTNPNNIVRAVFDALLKLKAPEDVAKVRGVDEDKLRASYRIYAGGVPIK from the coding sequence ATGGGATATAGAAAAATTGAAACATTAATAGAAGAGAGAATAAAAGAAAATCCAATTGATGTAAATAGCTTAGAATTAGAAGAAAAAGTTGTTGAAATTAGAAGAACAACAAGGGTTGTTGAAGGTGGAAGAAGATTTTCATTCTCTACTCTTGCAGTTGTAGGAGATAGAAATGGACATGTAGGATTTGGTCATGGAAAAGCAAATGAAGTACCTCCTTCAATAGCTAAAGCTATAGCAGAAGCAAAGAAACATGTAATAAAAGTTCCTTTAATAGAAGGAACTATCCCCCACGATGTAATTGGGGAATATGAATCTGCAAAAATATTATTAAAGCCTGCAAGAAGAGGTACTGGGGTGGTTGCAGGTGGGCCGATGAGACCTGTTTTAGAATTACTTGGAGTTACAGATGCTCTTGCTAAAATTATAAGCAGAACAACAAATCCTAATAATATAGTTAGAGCAGTGTTTGATGCACTTCTTAAACTTAAAGCACCAGAAGATGTTGCAAAAGTTAGAGGAGTTGATGAAGATAAATTAAGAGCTTCTTACAGAATTTACGCTGGAGGTGTTCCTATAAAATGA
- the rpmJ gene encoding 50S ribosomal protein L36 translates to MKIKASVKKRCEKCRIIKRNGRVMVICENPRHKQKQG, encoded by the coding sequence ATGAAAATAAAAGCTTCTGTTAAAAAAAGATGTGAAAAATGTAGAATAATTAAAAGAAATGGAAGAGTTATGGTAATTTGTGAAAATCCAAGACACAAGCAAAAACAAGGATAA